Proteins encoded together in one Telopea speciosissima isolate NSW1024214 ecotype Mountain lineage chromosome 4, Tspe_v1, whole genome shotgun sequence window:
- the LOC122660475 gene encoding ceramide synthase LOH2, translating to MLLSQFPLSLMDSIWSHPGIPDSWHFLIAIYFAFAFVLARFLLDSFFFRRLAIWSLSSGAVTVKINEAKQAKIAKISESMWKLTYYAAVQVCILTITYHEPWFRDTKEYFRGWPNQELKFPLKLFYMCQCGFYIYSIAALLRWETRRKDFSIMMSHHIITVILIGYSYITRFFRIGSIILALHDTSDVFMEAAKIFKYSGKEFAASLLFGFFAVSWLMLRLIFFPFWVIKTTSYDLCEYLMLSETYPTSVYYVFNTMLLMLLVFHMYWWILICSMVLRQLKNRGKVGEDIRSDSEDED from the exons ATGCTTCTCTCCCAATTCCCGCTTTCTCTCATGGACTCGATCTGGAGTCACCCTGGCATTCCCGACTCTTGGCATTTCCTCATTGCTATCTACTTCGCCTTCGCTTTCGTTTTGGCTAGGTTCCTCTTGGACAGCTTCTTCTTTCGT AGGCTGGCCATCTGGTCATTGAGTAGTGGAGCTGTTACAGTGAAGATCAATGAGGCTAAGCAGGCAAAGATTGCGAAGATCTCAGAGTCTATGTGGAAACTAACATACTATGCCGCGGTACAAGTTTGCATTCTTACAATTACATACCATGAACCCTGGTTCAGGGATACAAAAGAATACTTCAGAGGCTGGCCAAACCAAGAGCTTAA GTTCCCTTTGAAGCTTTTCTACATGTGCCAATGTGGGTTCTATATCTACAGCATTGCTGCTCTTCTTAGATGGGAGACTCGAAGGAAGGATTTCAGTATTATGATGTCTCATCATATAATCACGGTTATTCTGATTGGATACTCATACATTACAAG GTTTTTTCGGATTGGTTCAATTATTCTTGCTTTGCATGATACAAGTGATGTATTTATGGAAGCTGCTAAAATCTTCAAGTATTCTGGGAAAGAGTTTGCAGCTAGCTTGTTATTTGGGTTCTTTGCTGTCTCATGGCTCATGCTAAGGCTAATATTCTTTCCGTTTTGGGTTATTAAGACAACAAG CTATGATTTGTGTGAATACCTGATGCTATCGGAGACTTATCCCACGTCAGTGTACTATGTTTTCAATACGATGCTATTGATGCTACTTGTGTTCCACATGTACTGGTGGATTCTCATATGCTCCATGGTCTTGAGACAGCTGAAAAATAGAGGCAAAGTAGGAGAAGATATCCGATCAG ATTCAGAGGATGAAGACTAA